The following coding sequences are from one Ursus arctos isolate Adak ecotype North America unplaced genomic scaffold, UrsArc2.0 scaffold_23, whole genome shotgun sequence window:
- the LOC125282527 gene encoding olfactory receptor 4A47-like, producing MDPRSNVTYFVLLGLTQDPKEQKVLFVMFLLFYILTVVGNLLIVVTIAVSRTLGSPMYLFLANLSFMDVTYSSCICPRLISHLLFGKNTISFQSCMTQLFTEHLFGGSEVFLLLVMAYDRYVAICKPLHYLVIMRQCVCVVLLVVSWVGGFLHSVIQVSTIYGLPFCGPNVIDHFICEMYPLLELTCTDTYVIGLFVVANGGMICTIVFVLLLISYGFILHSLKNLSPEGRRKALQTCGSHITVVVFFFVPCIFMYVRPAKTFPIDKSLSVFFTVITPMLNPLIYTLRNSEMINAMKKLWMRNIISFNR from the coding sequence ATGGACCCAAGAAGCAATGTAACTTACTTTGTTCTCTTGGGCCTCACCCAGGATCCAAAGGAACAGAAGGTCCTTTTTGTTATGTTCTTGCTCTTCTATATTTTGACTGTGGTGGGAAACCTGCTCATTGTGGTGACTATAGCTGTCAGTAGGACCCTGGGCTCACCCATGTACTTGTTTCTTGCTAACTTATCTTTTATGGATGTCACTTATTCCTCTTGCATTTGCCCCAGATTGATTTCACACTTGTTGTTTGGGAAAAATACCATATCCTTCCAATCTTGTATGACTCAGCTATTTACAGAGCACCTTTTTGGTGGATCAGAGGTCTTTCTTCTGCtggtgatggcctatgaccgctatgtggccatttgCAAGCCCTTGCATTATTTGGTGATCATGAGGCAGTGCGTGTGTGTTGTGCTGCTGGTAGTGTCCTGGGTCGGAGGTTTTCTGCATTCAGTAATTCAGGTTAGCACTATTTATGGGCTCCCATTCTGTGGTCCCAATGTtattgatcatttcatctgtgaaatgtacCCCTTACTGGAACTCACCTGTACTGATACATATGTCATTGGCCTGTTCGTGGTGGCCAATGGGGGAATGATCTGCACTATTGTGTTTGTGCTCTTGCTCATCTCTTATGGTTTTATCTTGCACTCTCTAAAGAACCTTAGTCCAGAAGGGAGGCGGAAAGCCCTCCAGACCTGTGGTTCCCACATCACTGTGGTGGTCTTCTTCTTTGTTCCATGTATTTTCATGTATGTAAGACCTGCTAAGACCTTCCCCATTGACAAATCATTGAGCGTCTTTTTTACAGTCATAACCCCCATGTTGAACCCACTGATCTACACCCTGAGAAATTCCGAgatgataaatgctatgaagaagCTCTGGATGAGAAATATCATATCTTTTAATAGATAG
- the LOC113243878 gene encoding class I histocompatibility antigen, Gogo-OKO alpha chain — MWMAVSHPRTLFLLLLSGALTLTETSAGFHSLRYFRTVISRPGSAEPRYLEVGYVDDTQFVRFDSDGASPRAELRAPWLEQEGPEFWDWKTQNTRTCTHILRGRLNEVRGYYNQSEEGSHTFQSMIGCDMGPDGRFLRGYFRNAYDGADYITLNEDLRSWTAANSEAQITRRMWEASGVAERSRNYLEGSCMEWLRRHLKNGKETLQRSESPKRQVTRHPISDHEVTLRCSALGFYPAEITLTWQRDGEDQNQNIESVETRPAGDGTFQKWAAVVVPSGEEQRYTCHIQHKGLPEPLTLRWEPPPQPTIPIMGIIAGLVLLVVTGAVVVGATMWRKKHTGGKGGSYSQAEM, encoded by the exons ATGTGGATGGCGGTCAGCCATCCCCGAACCCTCTTCCTGCTGCTACTGTCGGGGGCCCTGACCCTGACTGAGACCAGCGCTG GCTTCCATTCCCTCAGGTATTTCCGCACGGTCATATCCCGACCTGGCAGCGCGGAGCCCCGGTACTTGGAGGTCGGCTATGTGGACGACACGCAGTTCGTGCGGTTCGACAGCGACGGCGCGAGTCCGAGGGCTGAGCTGCGGGCGCCGTGGTTGGAGCAGGAGGGGCCGGAGTTTTGGGACTGGAAGACGCAGAACACCAGGACCTGCACACACATTCTCCGAGGGAGGCTGAACGAAGTGCGCGGCTACTACAACCAGAGCGAGGAAG GGTCTCACACCTTCCAGAGTATGATTGGCTGCGACATGGGGCCTGATGGACGCTTCCTTCGCGGGTACTTTCGTAACGCCTATGATGGCGCGGATTACATCACCCTGAATGAGGACCTGCGCTCCTGGACCGCGGCGAACTCAGAGGCGCAGATCACCAGACGCATGTGGGAGGCATCTGGTGTAGCCGAGAGGAGTAGGAACTACCTGGAGGGCTCGTGCATGGAGTGGCTCCGCAGGCACCTGAAGAATGGGAAGGAAACGCTGCAGCGCTCAG AATCCCCCAAAAGACAAGTGACCCGCCATCCCATCTCTGACCATGAGGTCACCCTGAGGTGCTCGGCTCTGGGGTTCTACCCTGCGGAAATCACCCTGACCTGGCAGCGAGATGGGGAAGACCAGAACCAGAACATAGAGTCTGTGGAGACCAGGCCTGCAGGAGATGGGACCTTCCAGAAGTGGGCAGCTGTGGTGGTACCTtctggagaggagcagagataTACATGCCATATACAGCACAAGGGACTGCCCGAGCCCCTCACCTTGAGATGGG agcCACCTCCTCAGCCCACCATCCCCATCATGGGCATCATTGCTGGCCTGGTTCTCCTTGTGGTCACCGGAGCTGTGGTGGTTGGAGCTACGATGTGGAGGAAGAAGCACACAG GTGGAAAAGGAGGGAGCTACTCACAGGCTGAAA TGTGA